A part of Leifsonia xyli subsp. xyli str. CTCB07 genomic DNA contains:
- a CDS encoding IS30 family transposase, which produces MRSLEAALHPRFLSLQERELIRDLTRAGLSLCRVAAKLGRSVSTISREIRRNQLPGEGGYHPYVAHRKAASRRPRPKATRLVRNPQLRSYVQRKLTLRWSPEQISRSLIREFPGDAEMRVAHETIYQAFYVQGRGQLRRELTMVLRTGRAKRKPHRSGAARRHRFADPMVMISDRPAEIEDRAVPGHWEGDLIIGGHRNSAIGTLVERSTRFVMLIHLPIDRTAESVRDGLISAVKTLPRELRRSITWDQGSEMAAHKSFTIATDIPVYFCDPASPWQRGSNENTNGLLRQYFPKGKGTDLARFTATDLTNVAHELNTRPRKTLGWETPAERLAKLLAS; this is translated from the coding sequence ATGCGTTCGCTCGAAGCCGCACTCCACCCACGATTCCTCTCCCTGCAGGAGCGTGAGCTGATCCGGGACCTGACCAGGGCCGGCCTTTCGTTGTGTCGGGTCGCGGCCAAGCTTGGTCGCTCGGTGTCGACGATCAGTCGAGAGATTCGCCGGAATCAGCTTCCTGGAGAGGGCGGCTACCATCCATACGTGGCGCATCGGAAAGCGGCCAGCCGCCGACCGCGACCGAAAGCCACGAGGCTGGTCCGCAATCCGCAGCTGCGCAGTTACGTTCAACGGAAGCTGACGCTACGTTGGTCGCCGGAGCAGATCAGCCGGTCGCTGATCCGCGAGTTCCCCGGCGATGCGGAGATGCGCGTGGCGCACGAGACGATCTATCAAGCCTTCTACGTGCAGGGCCGTGGACAACTCCGCCGCGAGCTCACGATGGTGCTGCGGACCGGCCGGGCCAAGCGGAAACCGCATCGTTCTGGCGCCGCTCGCAGACATCGTTTCGCGGATCCGATGGTAATGATCTCCGACCGTCCCGCCGAAATCGAGGACCGCGCCGTTCCCGGACATTGGGAAGGCGACCTCATCATCGGCGGACACCGCAACAGCGCCATCGGCACCCTCGTGGAACGCTCCACCCGGTTCGTGATGCTGATCCATCTCCCCATCGATCGCACCGCAGAATCCGTCCGGGACGGACTGATCAGCGCCGTCAAGACACTCCCACGCGAACTCCGTCGCTCGATCACCTGGGACCAGGGCTCGGAAATGGCAGCTCACAAGTCGTTCACGATAGCCACCGACATCCCGGTCTACTTCTGCGACCCCGCGAGTCCCTGGCAACGCGGCAGCAACGAGAACACCAACGGACTCCTTCGCCAATACTTCCCCAAGGGAAAGGGAACAGACCTCGCCCGATTCACCGCAACCGACCTGACGAACGTCGCCCACGAGCTCAACACCCGCCCACGCAAAACGCTCGGCTGGGAAACCCCAGCCGAACGCCTCGCTAAACTACTCGCCAGCTAA